A stretch of Salvelinus alpinus chromosome 4, SLU_Salpinus.1, whole genome shotgun sequence DNA encodes these proteins:
- the LOC139574402 gene encoding protein sprouty homolog 1-like — translation MALQSQHGPGGSLVVIQQPSLEDRQRSDYERELQHAAILSLDQIKAIRSSNEYTEGPSVVRRPPAPRMAPRPDKQQERTHEVILVNVNNNCEHRPIGQGHHGGVVVVAGGQQCSARAPGLNRSTSTGSAASSGSNSSVSSEQGLLARSPPSRPGMVALHQHHHRAERAQPVRTQPKALLASQQGLHPLPPLEAPLKPSGKGDMASGHQFICECCGKCKCGDCTAPRTLPSCLACNGQCLCSAESALEHGTCMCLVKGIFYHCSNDDEGDSCADHPCSLSRSHCCSRFLCMGLLSVLFPCLLCYPPVKGCLKACQGCYDQVNRPGCRCKNSNTVYCKLERWSHQAQEKPS, via the coding sequence ATGGCGCTCCAAAGTCAACATGGCCCTGGCGGTTCATTAGTGGTTATTCAGCAGCCTTCCCTGGAGGACCGGCAGAGGTCGGATTACGAGCGGGAGCTCCAACATGCCGCCATCCTTTCCCTGGACCAAATCAAGGCCATCCGCTCCAGCAACGAGTACACAGAAGGGCCCTCGGTGGTCCGGAGGCCCCCTGCACCGCGCATGGCGCCCAGGCCCGACAAGCAGCAGGAGAGGACTCACGAGGTGATCCTCGTCAATGTGAACAACAACTGCGAGCACCGGCCGATAGGGCAGGGCCACCACGGTGGGGTAGTGGTAGTAGCCGGGGGCCAGCAGTGTAGCGCCAGGGCCCCGGGCCTTAATCGCTCCACCAGTACAGGCAGTGCGGCTAGCTCAGGGAGCAACAGCAGTGTATCCTCTGAGCAGGGACTCCTGGCCCGCTCGCCTCCCTCTAGACCAGGGATGGTGGccctccaccagcaccaccacagAGCCGAGCGTGCTCAGCCTGTTCGGACTCAGCCCAAGGCGCTGTTAGCCTCCCAGCAGGGCTTGCACCCGCTGCCGCCACTGGAGGCACCGCTCAAGCCCTCAGGGAAAGGGGACATGGCCTCTGGCCACCAGTTCATCTGCGAATGCTGCGGGAAGTGCAAGTGCGGAGACTGCACAGCCCCAAGGACCCTGCCCTCGTGCCTGGCCTGCAACGGCCAGTGCCTGTGCTCGGCGGAGAGCGCCCTGGAGCATGGCACGTGCATGTGCCTGGTCAAGGGCATCTTCTACCACTGTTCCAACGACGACGAGGGGGACTCGTGCGCCGACCACCCCTGCTCGCTGTCCCGCTCCCACTGCTGCTCACGCTTCCTCTGCATGGGATTACTGTCGGTACTGTTCCCCTGTTTGCTGTGCTACCCGCCCGTCAAGGGGTGCCTAAAGGCGTGCCAGGGCTGCTACGACCAAGTCAACAGGCCTGGCTGCCGCTGCAAGAACTCCAACACTGTCTATTGCAAACTGGAGCGCTGGTCCCACCAGGCCCAGGAAAAGCCTTCCTga